In the genome of Manis javanica isolate MJ-LG chromosome 17, MJ_LKY, whole genome shotgun sequence, one region contains:
- the LOC108388403 gene encoding vomeronasal type-1 receptor 1-like, with product MPFQKHVLRGTGKVTLKTTFLVQIGFGTLANVTLFFHNVSSVLKCRKQRPTHVVLTHTALANLLALLSSGIPHTMADFLLSNCLSSLGCKVVYYTQRVARSCTLCCTCVLSTCQFFTLFPGRVEWMMLRKTPKVTGPSCCVCWVFAALTNTYILLKITDAQNTGNDTNTQGRWFCSSSFTRAGVAIMLLCPDAMFIGLMVWASGSVVGLLRRHHQRVQHIHTPKGPHSCPPETRAAHTILMLVVTFVVFYMMNLVFTLYITLFLDLQLWLIHTCNVLALCFPTVSPFLLVLRDPRTPRLCS from the coding sequence ATGCCTTTTCAGAAACATGTCCTAAGAGGCACAGGGAAAGTCACTCTGAAAACCACCTTTCTGGTACAGATTGGATTTGGGACGCTGGCCAATGTCACCCTCTTCTTCCATAATGTCTCGTCAGTCTTGAAATGCCGCAAGCAGAGACCCACACATGTGGTTCTCACCCACACGGCCTTGGCCAATCTCTTGGCTCTTCTCTCCTCTGGGATTCCCCACACAATGGCGGATTTTCTTTTGAGCAACTGCCTGTCCAGTCTTGGGTGTAAAGTTGTATATTATACACAGAGAGTGGCTCGCAGCTGCACCCTGTGCTGCACCTGTGTCCTGAGCACCTGCCAGTTCTTCACACTGTTCCCTGGGAGAGTGGAGTGGATGATGCTCAGGAAAACCCCCAAGGTCACTGGTCCTTCCTGCTGTGTCTGCTGGGTGTTTGCTGCCTTAACAAATACCTATATTCTCTTGAAAATCACTGATGCACAGAATACAGGAAATGATACCAACACACAGGGCAGGTGGTTCTGCTCATCTTCATTTACCAGGGCAGGTGTTGCCATCATGTTATTATGTCCAGATGCCATGTTTATTGGCCTCATGGTCTGGGCCAGCGGCTCCGTGGTGGGTCTCCTACGCAGACATCACCAGAGGGTGCAGCATATTCACACCCCCAAGGGCCCCCACAGCTGCCCCCCAGAGACCAGAGCCGCCCACACCATCCTGATGCTGGTGGTCACCTTCGTCGTCTTCTACATGATGAATTTGGTTTTTACTTTATACATCACTTTGTTTCTAGACCTTCAGCTCTGGTTGATACACACATGTAATGTTTTGGCTTTGTGTTTCCCCACTGTGAGCCCCTTCCTGCTGGTCCTTAGGGACCCCAGAACTCCCAGGCTTTGCTCTTGA
- the LOC108403450 gene encoding vomeronasal type-1 receptor 1-like — MLFDKDTLQTTGNVALKTTFLLQIGFGTLANVTLFFYNVAPVLRGHKQRPTHVVLIHMALANLLALLSSGIPHTMAAFLLSNPLSSLGCKVVYYTQRVARSSTLCYTCVLSTCQFFTLIPGRAERMMLRSAPRVPGPSCCVCWVFAALTNTYIPLKVTSAQNTGNDTDTQGRWFCSSSFPSTRIGIVSSCPDAIFIGLMVWASGSMVGLLRRHHQRVQHIHTPKGQHSCPPETRAAHTILMLVVTFVVFYMMNLVFTFYITVFLDLQLWLIQTCNVLALCFPTVSPFLLVLRDPRTPRLRS; from the coding sequence ATGCTTTTTGATAAAGATACCCTACAAACTACAGGGAACGTGGCTCTGAAAACCACCTTTCTGTTACAGATTGGATTTGGGACACTGGCCAATGTCACCCTCTTTTTCTACAATGTCGCCCCAGTCTTGCGTGGCCACAAGCAGAGACCCACACACGTGGTTCTCATCCACATGGCCTTGGCCAATCTCCTGGCTCTTCTGTCCTCTGGGATTCCCCACACAATGGCAGCTTTTCTTTTGAGCAATCCCCTGTCCAGTCTTGGGTGTAAAGTTGTATATTATACACAGAGAGTGGCTCGCAGCTCCACCCTGTGCTACACCTGTGTCCTGAGCACCTGCCAGTTTTTCACACTCATCCCTGGGAGAGCCGAGCGGATGATGCTCAGGAGTGCCCCCAGGGTCCCTGGTCCTTCCTGCTGTGTCTGCTGGGTGTTTGCTGCCTTAACAAATACCTATATTCCCTTGAAAGTCACTAGTGCACAGAACACGGGAAATGATACCGACACACAGGGCAGGTGGTTTTGCTCATCTTCATTTCCCAGCACCAGAATTGGCATTGTGTCATCATGTCCAGATGCCATATTTATTGGCCTCATGGTCTGGGCCAGCGGCTCAATGGTGGGTCTCCTACGCAGACATCACCAGAGGGTGCAGCATATTCACACCCCCAAGGGCCAACACAGCTGCCCCCCAGAGACCAGAGCCGCCCACACCATCCTGATGCTGGTGGTCACCTTCGTCGTCTTCTACATGATGAATTTGGTTTTCACTTTTTACATCACTGTCTTTTTAGACCTTCAGCTCTGGCTGATACAGACATGTAATGTTTTGGCTTTGTGTTTCCCCACTGTGAGCCCCTTCCTGCTGGTCCTTAGGGACCCCAGAACTCCCAGGCTTCGCTCTTAA